The following proteins are encoded in a genomic region of Pseudomonas sp. Os17:
- a CDS encoding immunoglobulin-like domain-containing protein yields the protein MTLSNGAVITIAAGATSGTVTVAAPADDVYKDAGKVEVTITKADGGNFENLVTNPAPAVTDVTDTIDTSTVSLTATPSVAEGGIVVYTASVSAPVTGSPVVVTLSNGQTITIPVGESSGTVNFTAPNDALAGGSSLSTTITKADGGNYEKLEINDKPAETSVTDTPDTTTLSVTATDTVAEGGSIVYTATLSNAAGTPVTVTLSNGAVITIAAGATSGTATVAAPADDVYKDAGKVEVTITKAEGGNFENLETNPAPAVTDVTDTIDTSTVSLTATPSVAEGGIVVYTASVSAPVHWFAGS from the coding sequence GTGACCCTGAGCAACGGCGCCGTGATCACCATCGCCGCCGGGGCAACCAGTGGCACCGTGACTGTCGCCGCGCCAGCCGACGACGTTTACAAGGACGCTGGAAAAGTCGAAGTCACCATCACCAAAGCCGATGGCGGCAACTTCGAGAACCTGGTCACCAATCCAGCACCTGCGGTCACCGATGTCACTGACACCATCGACACGTCGACTGTCAGCCTGACCGCTACACCGAGCGTCGCCGAAGGCGGCATCGTCGTTTACACCGCTTCGGTCTCGGCGCCTGTGACCGGTTCGCCAGTTGTGGTGACCTTGTCCAACGGACAGACCATCACCATTCCTGTCGGTGAATCCTCCGGCACGGTGAATTTCACCGCGCCAAACGACGCCCTGGCTGGCGGTAGCTCTCTGAGCACCACCATCACCAAAGCTGACGGCGGTAATTACGAGAAGCTGGAGATCAACGACAAGCCGGCTGAGACCTCGGTTACTGATACACCAGACACCACCACTCTGAGCGTAACGGCCACCGATACCGTGGCCGAGGGTGGCTCGATTGTTTACACCGCCACCCTGAGCAACGCCGCTGGCACTCCTGTCACCGTGACCCTGAGCAACGGTGCGGTGATTACTATCGCTGCCGGCGCCACTTCGGGCACTGCGACCGTCGCGGCTCCAGCTGATGACGTCTATAAAGACGCCGGCAAAGTCGAAGTCACCATCACCAAGGCAGAGGGTGGCAACTTCGAGAACCTGGAGACCAACCCTGCTCCAGCTGTGACTGACGTTACTGACACCATCGATACTTCGACTGTCAGCCTGACTGCTACGCCGAGCGTCGCTGAAGGCGGCATCGTGGTGTACACCGCTTCGGTGTCCGCACCTGTGCACTGGTTCGCCGGTTCGTAG
- a CDS encoding TolC family outer membrane protein: MRFHLLKALPFALAASFVQAQTLPEAMQKALDVHPEIQAGVNSRLAADYQLKAAKGGYLPRVDMLAGYGREGTDNPSTRAGTGSNHWETLNRGESSLRLQQMVFDGFATSSEVGRQQATVNSRAYSLLGTSERTALTVAQVYLDVLTRRQFVQLAEDNLRNHERIYDQIKLRTQRGVGSGADLDQAEARMAQARNNLITEQTNLADAQTNYLSAVGQMPDQLERPASFMAMMPANLDEARRQMLENSPILRSAESDIVAAEKQYDAAKSAFYPRFDAELGRTADNDLDGQNGHNNEWQAMLRMRFNLFAGGSNKADLESKAYQSNQALDIRNNALRVLNEELGLAWNALNNANAQVPIAQQYVDRSTAVRTAYQKQFSLGERTLLDLLDSENELFTASRRLAEIKNIQLFTQYRIKATMGELLKSQGVVAPMASVVQNDAKPKVQLPGMN; the protein is encoded by the coding sequence ATGCGTTTTCACCTGTTAAAGGCCCTGCCGTTCGCCTTAGCCGCGAGTTTCGTGCAGGCACAAACACTCCCCGAAGCCATGCAGAAAGCACTGGATGTGCACCCGGAAATTCAAGCCGGGGTCAACAGCCGTCTAGCCGCTGACTATCAGCTCAAAGCCGCCAAAGGTGGCTATCTGCCACGGGTCGACATGCTCGCCGGCTACGGTCGCGAGGGCACCGATAACCCCAGTACTCGCGCGGGTACTGGCAGCAATCACTGGGAAACCTTGAATCGCGGAGAGTCAAGTTTACGTCTCCAACAGATGGTTTTTGACGGTTTTGCCACGTCCAGCGAAGTCGGGCGTCAACAAGCCACCGTCAATTCCCGGGCTTATTCCCTGCTCGGCACCTCCGAGCGCACCGCGCTGACCGTGGCCCAGGTGTACCTGGACGTGCTGACCCGCCGTCAATTCGTGCAGTTGGCGGAAGACAACCTGCGCAACCACGAACGCATCTACGACCAGATCAAGCTGCGCACCCAGCGTGGCGTGGGCAGCGGCGCCGACCTCGATCAGGCCGAAGCGCGTATGGCCCAGGCCCGCAACAACCTGATCACCGAGCAGACCAACCTGGCCGACGCCCAGACCAACTACCTGAGTGCGGTAGGGCAGATGCCGGATCAGCTGGAGCGTCCTGCCAGCTTCATGGCAATGATGCCGGCCAACCTCGATGAAGCCCGGCGCCAGATGCTGGAAAACAGCCCGATCCTGCGCTCCGCGGAATCCGACATCGTGGCTGCCGAGAAGCAGTACGACGCCGCCAAGTCGGCGTTCTACCCACGTTTCGATGCCGAGCTGGGACGCACAGCCGACAACGATCTGGACGGTCAGAACGGCCACAACAATGAATGGCAGGCCATGTTGCGCATGCGCTTCAACCTGTTTGCCGGTGGCAGCAACAAGGCCGACCTTGAGTCCAAGGCCTACCAGTCGAACCAGGCCCTGGATATCCGCAACAACGCCTTGCGGGTCTTGAACGAGGAACTGGGCCTGGCCTGGAACGCCTTGAACAACGCCAACGCCCAGGTGCCGATTGCCCAGCAATACGTTGATCGCAGCACGGCAGTGCGCACCGCCTACCAGAAGCAGTTCAGCCTGGGCGAACGTACCCTGCTGGACTTGCTCGACAGCGAAAACGAACTGTTCACCGCGTCCCGGCGTTTGGCCGAGATCAAGAACATTCAGTTATTTACTCAGTATCGAATCAAGGCGACCATGGGCGAGTTGCTCAAGAGCCAGGGAGTGGTCGCACCTATGGCTTCCGTCGTGCAGAACGATGCGAAGCCCAAGGTCCAGCTGCCTGGGATGAATTGA
- a CDS encoding type I secretion system permease/ATPase, whose amino-acid sequence MESEASRAQFSHDPRGMHDDPLLDGLLTLCFLHQKPASAAMLTTGLPLPSQRLSAELLPRAAARAGLQGRVLRRKLEQIPTIAMPALLLLKNGRSAVLLGWQGEDQARLLLSESDGGEVCVDRQLVADDYSGQVFFAQPQHKFDVNHGSLIPRARSWFRDTLKRSRWLYADAIAASLLINIIAMAAPLFVMNVYDRVVPNQATSTLWVLSIGIMGAYIFDLILKSLRSLCLDLAGKKTDLIISATLFERIVGMAMKYRPARVGSFAQNIHEFQSLRDFLASLTLTSLIDLPFTLLIFLVIAILGGHLVWIPVLAFPIALGIGYALQKPLVATMEKTMALGAERQSSLIETLAGLDAVKVNNAESERQYQWEQTIGTLSRLELRVKMLSSLAMNITLLIQQLAGVTMIIFGVYQIIDGNLSMGGLIACYMLSGRALSPLASLSGLLTRYQQARVTMTSVDQMMELPQERNFDERPLSRSVLQGAIECRLLNFTYPGQQNPALKNINLVIKPGEKVGIIGRSGSGKSSLAKLLVGLYQPDSGALLVDGVDIRQIDVSELRHNIGYVPQDIQLLAGTLRDNLTSGARYVEDELVLQASELAGVHEFARLHPQGYELQVGERGQNLSGGQRQNVALARALLLNPQILLLDEPTSAMDNTGEERLKQRLESVVQNKTVVLVTHRASLLSLVDRLLVVDRGQILADGPKAVVMEALKKGQISVA is encoded by the coding sequence GTGGAATCAGAAGCCAGTCGAGCGCAATTTAGTCATGATCCACGCGGTATGCATGACGACCCCTTGCTGGATGGATTGCTGACCCTCTGCTTCCTGCATCAGAAGCCCGCCAGTGCGGCCATGCTGACCACCGGTCTGCCATTGCCGTCACAGCGCCTGAGCGCCGAGTTGCTGCCCCGCGCGGCAGCTCGGGCCGGGTTGCAGGGGCGCGTGCTGCGCCGCAAGCTCGAGCAGATTCCGACCATCGCCATGCCCGCCCTGTTGTTGCTCAAGAACGGTCGCAGCGCCGTGCTCCTGGGCTGGCAAGGTGAAGACCAGGCGCGCCTGTTGCTCAGCGAAAGCGATGGCGGCGAAGTCTGCGTCGATCGCCAGCTGGTGGCCGACGACTACAGCGGGCAGGTGTTCTTCGCCCAGCCCCAGCACAAGTTCGACGTCAACCACGGTTCGCTGATTCCCCGGGCCCGTTCCTGGTTCCGCGACACCCTCAAGCGCTCGCGCTGGCTGTATGCCGACGCCATCGCCGCCAGCCTGTTGATCAACATCATCGCCATGGCCGCGCCGCTGTTCGTGATGAACGTCTATGACCGGGTGGTGCCCAACCAGGCCACGTCGACCCTGTGGGTGCTGTCCATCGGCATCATGGGTGCCTATATCTTCGACCTGATCCTCAAGAGCCTGCGCAGCCTGTGCCTGGATCTGGCGGGGAAGAAGACCGACCTGATCATTTCCGCCACCTTGTTCGAGCGCATCGTCGGCATGGCCATGAAGTACCGCCCGGCTCGGGTCGGCAGCTTCGCCCAGAACATCCATGAGTTTCAGAGCCTGCGGGACTTCCTCGCGTCCCTGACCCTCACCAGCCTCATCGACCTGCCCTTCACCCTGCTGATCTTCCTAGTGATCGCCATCCTCGGCGGCCACCTGGTGTGGATCCCGGTGCTGGCCTTCCCGATCGCCCTGGGCATCGGCTACGCCTTGCAGAAGCCCCTGGTGGCGACCATGGAAAAAACCATGGCCCTGGGCGCCGAGCGCCAGTCGAGCCTGATCGAAACCCTCGCCGGGCTGGACGCGGTGAAGGTCAACAACGCCGAAAGCGAGCGTCAGTACCAGTGGGAGCAGACCATCGGCACCCTCAGCCGCCTGGAGCTGCGGGTGAAGATGCTCTCCAGCCTGGCGATGAACATCACCCTGCTGATCCAGCAACTGGCCGGGGTGACCATGATCATCTTCGGTGTGTACCAGATCATCGACGGCAACCTCAGCATGGGCGGCCTGATCGCCTGCTACATGCTCAGCGGCCGGGCCCTGAGCCCGCTGGCCTCGCTGTCCGGCTTGCTGACCCGTTACCAGCAGGCGCGCGTCACCATGACCTCGGTGGACCAGATGATGGAACTGCCCCAGGAGCGCAATTTCGACGAGCGCCCCCTGAGCCGCAGCGTGCTGCAGGGCGCCATCGAATGCCGGCTGCTGAATTTCACCTACCCGGGGCAGCAGAACCCGGCGCTGAAGAACATCAACCTGGTGATCAAGCCGGGCGAGAAGGTCGGCATCATCGGCCGCAGCGGCTCAGGCAAGAGTTCCCTGGCCAAGCTGCTGGTGGGGCTCTACCAGCCGGACTCCGGGGCCTTGCTGGTCGATGGCGTGGACATCCGCCAGATCGACGTCAGCGAACTGCGCCACAACATTGGCTACGTGCCCCAGGACATCCAACTGCTGGCCGGCACCTTGCGTGACAACCTGACCTCCGGTGCCCGTTACGTCGAAGACGAACTGGTGCTGCAAGCCTCCGAACTGGCAGGGGTGCATGAATTCGCCCGGCTGCATCCGCAAGGCTATGAACTGCAGGTCGGCGAGCGCGGGCAGAACCTCTCCGGCGGCCAGCGCCAGAACGTCGCCCTGGCCCGTGCCCTGTTGCTCAATCCACAGATCCTGCTGCTCGACGAGCCCACCAGCGCCATGGACAACACCGGTGAAGAGCGCCTGAAGCAGCGCCTGGAATCGGTGGTGCAGAACAAGACCGTGGTCTTGGTCACTCACCGGGCGTCGCTGCTGTCGCTGGTGGACCGGCTGTTGGTGGTGGACCGAGGACAGATCCTGGCCGATGGCCCGAAAGCGGTGGTGATGGAAGCGTTGAAGAAGGGGCAGATCAGTGTTGCTTAA
- a CDS encoding HlyD family type I secretion periplasmic adaptor subunit, with amino-acid sequence MLLKSGFKDAIRRYFKGGDSLKGQPLPEVNKALIEDAPRVIRLTIWGIIAFFLFLVLWANFAVIDEVTKGEGKAIPSSKVQKIQNLEGGIVSELYVKEGQVVEAGAPLIRLDDTRFQSNVGETETVRLSMLLRVERLSAEVDERELNFPADAVKDAPGQAASEKSLYQSRRQQLHDEIGGLQEQLIQKQQELREFTSKQAQYRQQLGLQRQEIAMSEPLVAQGAVSPVEVLRLKRAEVETRGQLDATTLAIPRAESAIKEVQRKIDETRGKFRSEALTQLNEARTELNKASATGKALEDRVSRTLVTSPVRGIVKQLMVNTIGGVIQPGSDMVEIVPLNDTLLVEAKIRPQDIAFLHPGQEAIVKFSAYDYTIYGGLKARLEQIGADTITDEDKKTTYYMIKLRTDRSHLGTDEKPLLIIPGMVASVDIITGKKSILSYLLKPIIRARAEALHER; translated from the coding sequence GTGTTGCTTAAGTCGGGATTCAAGGACGCGATCCGCCGCTATTTCAAAGGCGGCGATTCCCTCAAGGGGCAGCCGCTGCCCGAAGTCAACAAGGCCCTGATCGAGGACGCGCCTCGGGTCATTCGACTGACCATCTGGGGCATCATCGCCTTCTTCCTGTTCCTGGTGCTGTGGGCCAACTTCGCGGTGATCGACGAAGTGACCAAGGGCGAGGGCAAGGCCATTCCGTCGTCCAAGGTGCAGAAGATCCAGAACCTGGAGGGCGGGATCGTCTCCGAGCTGTACGTCAAGGAAGGTCAGGTGGTGGAGGCCGGTGCGCCGCTGATTCGCCTGGACGACACGCGCTTCCAGTCCAACGTCGGTGAAACCGAGACCGTGCGCCTGTCCATGCTGCTGCGGGTCGAGCGCCTGAGCGCCGAGGTGGATGAGCGCGAACTGAACTTCCCCGCGGACGCGGTCAAGGACGCGCCCGGCCAGGCGGCCAGCGAAAAGTCCCTGTACCAGAGCCGTCGCCAGCAATTGCACGACGAAATCGGCGGCCTTCAGGAGCAGTTGATCCAGAAGCAGCAGGAATTGCGTGAGTTCACCTCCAAGCAGGCCCAATACCGCCAGCAACTGGGCCTGCAGCGCCAGGAAATCGCCATGTCCGAGCCCCTGGTGGCCCAGGGCGCGGTGTCGCCGGTGGAAGTGCTGCGGCTCAAGCGCGCCGAAGTGGAAACCCGTGGCCAGCTGGACGCCACCACCCTGGCCATTCCCCGCGCCGAGTCGGCGATCAAGGAAGTGCAGCGCAAGATCGATGAAACCCGCGGCAAGTTCCGCAGCGAGGCCCTGACCCAGCTCAACGAGGCGCGCACCGAACTGAACAAGGCCAGCGCCACCGGCAAGGCCCTGGAAGACCGGGTCAGCCGGACCCTGGTGACCTCGCCGGTGCGCGGTATCGTCAAGCAGCTGATGGTCAACACCATTGGCGGGGTGATCCAGCCGGGCAGCGACATGGTGGAAATCGTGCCGCTGAACGACACCCTGCTGGTGGAAGCCAAGATCCGTCCCCAGGACATCGCGTTCCTGCACCCGGGGCAGGAAGCGATCGTCAAGTTCAGCGCCTATGACTACACCATCTATGGCGGCCTCAAGGCCCGTCTGGAGCAGATCGGCGCCGACACCATCACCGACGAAGACAAGAAGACCACCTACTACATGATCAAGCTGCGCACCGACCGCAGCCACCTGGGCACCGACGAGAAACCGCTGCTGATCATCCCCGGGATGGTGGCCTCGGTGGACATCATCACCGGCAAGAAAAGCATCCTCAGCTACCTGCTCAAGCCGATCATCCGCGCCCGCGCCGAAGCCCTGCACGAGCGCTGA
- a CDS encoding TauD/TfdA dioxygenase family protein: MSASASAAAVAAQAFEIRPFNGAVGAEIIGLDLSRPLNDQDFARIHRAHLDHHVVVFRDQRISPEQQIAFSRRFGELQIHVLKQFLLAGHPEILIVSNIIENGQSIGLGDAGKFWHSDLSYKELPSLGSMLHAQELPAEGGDTLFADMHQAWDKLPEALRKAVEGRSAAHSYTARYSETKFEGNWRPTLTPEQLAQVAEVVHPIVRTHPENGRKALFVSEGFTTRIIGLPEDESAQVLAELYAHSVLPDNVYRHQWQPHDLVFWDNRSLIHLAAGCPSHLRRKLYRTTIQGDAPY, encoded by the coding sequence ATGTCTGCATCAGCCAGTGCCGCCGCCGTTGCCGCACAAGCCTTCGAAATCCGTCCTTTCAACGGCGCCGTCGGCGCCGAGATCATCGGCCTGGACCTGTCCCGGCCGCTCAACGACCAGGACTTCGCCCGCATCCACCGCGCCCACCTGGATCATCACGTGGTGGTGTTCCGCGACCAGCGCATCAGCCCCGAGCAACAGATCGCCTTCAGCCGCCGTTTCGGCGAGCTGCAGATCCATGTGCTCAAGCAGTTCCTGCTGGCCGGGCACCCGGAAATCCTCATCGTTTCCAACATCATCGAGAACGGCCAGTCCATCGGCCTGGGGGATGCCGGCAAGTTCTGGCACTCGGACCTGTCCTACAAGGAACTGCCGAGCCTGGGCTCGATGCTGCACGCCCAGGAACTGCCGGCCGAAGGCGGCGACACCCTGTTCGCCGACATGCACCAGGCCTGGGACAAGCTGCCGGAGGCGCTGCGCAAGGCGGTGGAGGGTCGCAGTGCTGCGCATTCCTACACGGCGCGCTACAGCGAAACCAAATTCGAGGGCAACTGGCGCCCGACCTTGACCCCGGAGCAACTGGCCCAGGTCGCCGAAGTGGTGCACCCGATTGTCCGCACCCACCCGGAAAACGGCCGCAAGGCACTGTTCGTCAGCGAAGGCTTCACCACCCGCATCATCGGCCTGCCGGAGGACGAAAGCGCCCAGGTGCTGGCCGAGCTGTACGCCCATAGCGTGCTGCCGGACAACGTCTACCGCCACCAATGGCAGCCCCATGACCTGGTGTTCTGGGACAACCGCTCGCTGATCCACCTGGCCGCCGGTTGCCCGAGTCACCTGCGCCGCAAGCTGTATCGCACCACCATCCAGGGCGACGCCCCTTACTGA
- a CDS encoding ABC transporter substrate-binding protein has protein sequence MSLSIPFIPRLGQLATAIGLGFSLLAGSLVAPTAAHAEGEIRIAEQFGIVYLLLNVVRDQHLIEKHGKQEGIDIKVDWTQLSGGAAVNDALLSGSIDIAGAGVGPLLTIWDRTHGRQNVKAVASLGNFPYYLVSNNPKVKTIADFTEKDRIAVPAVGVSVQSRFLQYAAAKQWGDQEFNRLDKYTIAVPHPDATAALIAGGTELTGHFSNPPFQDQALENPNVHVVLNTYDLLGPNSPTVLFATEKFRNDNPKTYKAFVEALAEAAEFAQNDKGAAADTYIRVTKAKIDRAALLKIIDNPQFEFSVTPKNTYPLAEFLYRVGAIKNKPESWKDYFFQDATPLQGS, from the coding sequence ATGTCCTTATCCATTCCCTTCATTCCCCGCCTCGGTCAACTGGCCACGGCCATTGGCCTGGGTTTCAGCCTGCTGGCCGGCAGCCTGGTCGCCCCTACGGCGGCCCATGCCGAGGGCGAGATCCGCATCGCCGAACAGTTCGGCATCGTCTATTTGCTGCTCAACGTGGTGCGCGATCAGCACCTGATTGAAAAGCACGGCAAGCAAGAGGGCATCGACATCAAGGTCGACTGGACCCAGCTGTCCGGCGGCGCAGCGGTCAACGACGCGTTGCTGTCGGGCTCCATCGACATTGCCGGAGCCGGCGTCGGCCCGCTGTTGACCATCTGGGATCGCACCCACGGTCGGCAGAACGTCAAGGCCGTGGCCTCCCTCGGTAACTTTCCCTACTACCTGGTGAGCAACAATCCCAAGGTCAAGACCATCGCCGACTTCACCGAGAAGGACCGCATCGCGGTGCCGGCGGTGGGTGTCTCGGTGCAGTCGCGCTTCCTGCAGTACGCCGCCGCCAAGCAATGGGGCGACCAGGAATTCAATCGCCTGGATAAGTACACCATCGCCGTGCCTCACCCGGATGCCACTGCCGCGCTGATTGCCGGCGGCACCGAGCTGACCGGGCACTTCTCCAACCCGCCGTTCCAGGATCAGGCCCTGGAGAACCCCAACGTGCATGTGGTGCTCAACACCTACGACCTGCTGGGCCCGAACTCGCCGACGGTGCTGTTCGCCACCGAGAAATTCCGCAACGACAACCCGAAAACCTACAAGGCCTTCGTCGAGGCCCTGGCCGAGGCGGCCGAGTTCGCCCAGAACGACAAGGGCGCGGCCGCCGACACTTACATCCGAGTGACCAAGGCCAAGATCGATCGCGCCGCGCTGCTGAAGATCATCGACAACCCGCAGTTCGAATTCAGCGTGACGCCGAAAAACACCTACCCGCTGGCGGAGTTCCTGTACCGGGTGGGGGCCATCAAGAACAAGCCGGAATCGTGGAAGGACTACTTCTTCCAGGACGCCACACCGCTGCAAGGGAGCTGA
- a CDS encoding ABC transporter ATP-binding protein, producing the protein MNAPLPGHTASNPTAIAEALLAVDQVSLEYRTPQRVVRATHQVSFEIDPADRFVLLGPSGCGKSTLLKAVAGFIQPCEGEIRLQGQRVSQPGPDRIVVFQEFDQLPPWKTVKQNVMFPLLASNTLGRREAEERALHYLEKVGLAAFADAYPHTLSGGMKARVAIARALAMQPKILLMDEPFAALDALTRRKMQEELLLLWEEVRFTLLFVTHSIEEALVVGNRILLLSPHPGRVRAEVHSHQYDLQSLGGVAFQQTAQRIHRLLFDEGQGPDTETELDFADIRIAY; encoded by the coding sequence ATGAACGCCCCCTTGCCAGGCCACACGGCCAGCAATCCCACGGCCATCGCCGAAGCCCTGTTGGCGGTGGATCAAGTCAGCCTGGAATACCGCACCCCGCAGCGCGTGGTGCGGGCCACCCACCAGGTGAGTTTCGAAATTGATCCGGCCGATCGTTTTGTCCTGCTGGGGCCTTCGGGCTGCGGCAAGTCGACCCTGCTCAAGGCGGTGGCCGGATTCATCCAGCCCTGCGAGGGGGAGATTCGCCTGCAAGGCCAGCGCGTCAGCCAGCCCGGGCCGGACCGCATCGTGGTGTTTCAGGAGTTCGATCAACTGCCACCCTGGAAAACCGTGAAGCAGAACGTGATGTTTCCCCTGCTGGCGTCCAACACCCTCGGTCGTCGCGAAGCCGAGGAGCGCGCTCTGCATTACCTGGAAAAAGTCGGGCTGGCAGCTTTTGCCGATGCCTACCCGCACACGCTGTCCGGTGGCATGAAGGCCCGCGTGGCAATCGCCCGGGCCCTGGCCATGCAACCGAAGATCTTGCTGATGGACGAGCCCTTCGCTGCCCTCGACGCCCTGACCCGGCGCAAGATGCAGGAGGAGTTGCTGCTGCTCTGGGAGGAGGTGCGCTTCACCTTGCTGTTCGTCACCCACTCCATCGAGGAGGCGCTGGTGGTGGGCAATCGCATTCTTTTGCTGTCGCCCCATCCGGGGCGGGTGAGGGCGGAGGTCCACAGCCACCAGTACGACCTGCAAAGCCTTGGCGGCGTGGCTTTCCAGCAGACGGCACAGCGTATTCATCGCTTGCTGTTCGATGAAGGCCAGGGGCCTGACACCGAAACCGAACTGGATTTCGCCGATATCCGCATCGCCTATTGA
- a CDS encoding ABC transporter permease translates to MSQSSPVREEYEVVLQPLLQVPLERELPLGQRLWQQGWLRKGLILILLALLWEAVARYQNNDLLLPSFVQTASALYQGLLSGELLGKVGISLVVLLKGYLIGIVLAFALTTLAVSTQFGRDLLSTLTSMFNPLPAIALLPLALLWFGLGQNSLIFVLVHSVLWALALNTYAGFLGVSETLRMAGRNYGLKGLRLVLFILIPAALPSILAGLKIGWAFAWRTLIAAELVFGATSGKGGLGWYIFQNRNELYTDKVFAGLAVVILIGLLVENLIFDTLERITVKRWGMQR, encoded by the coding sequence ATGAGCCAGTCATCCCCCGTGCGCGAAGAATACGAAGTTGTCCTGCAACCCTTGCTGCAAGTCCCGCTGGAGCGAGAGCTGCCCCTGGGCCAGCGTCTCTGGCAACAGGGCTGGCTGCGCAAGGGCCTGATCCTGATCCTTTTGGCGCTGCTGTGGGAGGCCGTGGCCCGCTACCAGAACAACGACCTGCTGCTGCCCAGCTTTGTGCAAACCGCCAGCGCCCTATACCAGGGCCTGCTCAGCGGCGAATTGCTGGGCAAGGTGGGCATTTCCCTGGTGGTGCTGCTCAAGGGCTACCTGATCGGCATTGTCCTGGCCTTTGCCCTGACCACCCTGGCGGTGTCGACCCAGTTCGGCCGCGACCTGCTGAGCACCCTGACCTCGATGTTCAACCCGTTGCCGGCCATTGCCCTGCTGCCCCTGGCGCTGCTGTGGTTCGGCCTGGGGCAGAACAGCCTGATCTTCGTGCTGGTGCATTCGGTGCTCTGGGCCCTGGCCTTGAACACCTACGCCGGGTTTCTCGGCGTCTCGGAAACCCTGCGCATGGCCGGGCGCAACTACGGCCTCAAGGGCCTGCGCCTGGTGCTGTTCATCCTGATCCCGGCGGCGCTGCCGTCGATCCTGGCCGGGCTGAAGATCGGCTGGGCCTTCGCCTGGCGCACCCTGATCGCCGCCGAACTGGTGTTCGGCGCCACCAGCGGCAAGGGCGGCCTGGGCTGGTACATCTTCCAGAACCGCAACGAGCTGTACACCGACAAGGTCTTTGCCGGGCTGGCGGTGGTGATCCTCATCGGCTTGCTGGTGGAAAACCTGATCTTCGACACCCTGGAGCGGATCACGGTGAAACGCTGGGGCATGCAACGCTGA
- a CDS encoding LysR family transcriptional regulator: MQLPDMNLLVALDALLDEGSVVGAARRMNLSPAAMSRTLTRIRDALGDPVLVRAGRGLVPTPKALELRSQVRDLVEQAALLFRSADQVDLLTLRRRFNVRANDFFIGVYGGRLIDTLERQAPLCELRFVPEGDGDDEALREGRIDLRISNTRPLTPEVKVQNLFTTAFVGLVREDHPLLDEEITAERFAAFPHISMSRRGIARGPIDAALAEQGLERRVSLIAPSFHAAMFMLPDSDLILPVPQETLLSVSRLGLRLRSFVLPISLPTLVLTQAWHPRYDKDPAHKWFRETLRSSCQATWQEAQPATL, from the coding sequence ATGCAACTTCCGGACATGAACCTTCTGGTGGCCCTCGATGCCCTGCTCGACGAGGGCAGCGTGGTCGGCGCCGCACGGCGCATGAACCTCAGCCCGGCGGCCATGAGCCGGACCCTGACACGAATCCGCGACGCCCTCGGCGATCCGGTGCTGGTGCGCGCCGGGCGTGGCCTGGTGCCCACCCCCAAGGCGCTGGAGCTGCGCAGCCAGGTGCGTGATCTGGTGGAGCAGGCGGCGCTGCTGTTTCGCTCGGCGGATCAGGTCGACCTGTTGACGTTGCGCCGGCGCTTCAACGTGCGCGCCAACGACTTTTTCATCGGCGTCTACGGCGGGCGCCTGATCGACACGCTGGAGCGTCAGGCACCGTTGTGCGAGCTGCGCTTCGTGCCCGAAGGCGACGGCGACGATGAGGCCCTGCGGGAAGGGCGGATCGATCTGCGAATCAGCAACACCCGGCCGCTGACCCCGGAAGTGAAGGTGCAGAACCTGTTCACCACCGCCTTTGTCGGCCTGGTGCGGGAAGATCATCCGTTGCTCGACGAAGAGATCACCGCCGAGCGCTTTGCCGCGTTCCCCCATATCAGCATGTCGCGCCGCGGCATTGCCCGCGGACCGATCGACGCGGCCCTGGCGGAGCAGGGTCTTGAGCGCCGGGTGTCGCTGATTGCCCCGAGCTTTCATGCGGCCATGTTCATGCTGCCGGATTCGGACCTGATCCTGCCGGTGCCCCAGGAAACCCTGCTCAGTGTCTCGCGCCTGGGCTTGCGCCTGCGCTCGTTCGTGCTGCCGATTTCTCTGCCGACCCTGGTCCTGACCCAGGCCTGGCACCCGCGCTACGACAAGGACCCGGCGCACAAATGGTTCCGTGAAACCCTGCGCAGTTCCTGCCAGGCCACCTGGCAGGAAGCCCAGCCTGCCACCTTGTAG